The Bacillota bacterium DNA segment TATTTCCCGGGAGTCGGCAATGATCAGTTTCGTCCCCCTTTTAACCGATTTGCCGATTTCGTAACCGATGAGCGGGTGGGACTCAGTAGGGCTGGCGCCAATCACCAAATGAGCGGCCGCCCTTTCAATTTGCCCGACGGGAACGGTCATGGCCGTGTTGCCCACGGTTTGGCCCAGGCCGTCCAACAATCCGGCCCGGCTGGTGAGCGACTCAATGTCGGCGATGTTGCTCGTTCCCAGCACCGCCCAGGCGAACTTCAAGGCCAGGTAGATTTCTTCGTTGGTGACCCGGGGGCCGTACCAAACAACCGCCTCTTTCCCTTTGTACCGGGAAAATTCGCCGGCCACCAGGTCCAGCGCTTCTTCCCAGCCGGCTTCCACGAACCGGCCGTCTTTTTTGATTAAGGGGGTTTTCAGGCGGTCGGGGTGATTGAGTAGCGCCCAGCCGAACCGGCCCCTCCCGCAGAGGCGCCCTCGGCTCGTTTGGTGGTTGAGGTTGCGGCGCACACTGACCGGCCTGCCGCCCCGGGTGCCGAAATATAAGCCGCAGCCAATCCCGCACGCCGCACACACCGTTTCCACTTCCCGGGCGGGCTGCACCAGCCCCTTGGGCAAAAGGGCCCCCACCGGGCAGCGAGCCACGCATTCGCCGCAGGACTCGCAGGTTGACTCGGCCAGACTTGTTCCCTGCCGGGGGACCACCACCCTCCGGTTGTCCACACGTTTAAATTCCAGCGCGTCCGCGCCGTTGATCTGCCGGCAAGTGCGGAGGCAGATGCCGCAGGCGACGCAGCGGGAGCGGTCGAGAACAAAGTACGGATGGCTCTCGTCCACTTCCGCAAAGGGGGTTGGGGTACCCACCATTTCCTGGCGGACCCCGGTGTAGCCGACCACTTCTTGTAGTCTGCACCGGCCGTTTTTCGCGCAGTTCAGGCAGTCCCCGTTGTGACCGGCCAGGATTCCTTTCACCGCCGCCGCCTGCGCTTCCCGGGCCTGCGGCGAGCTGGTCCGCACGACCATCCCTTCCCCAGCCCGGGCCGTGCACGAAGGCACCACCTTGCCGTCGATTTCCACTGCGCAGACCCGGCATCCGCCGGAGCCCGTGAGTTCGGGGTGGAAACACAGGAAAGGAATGTAGAGGCCCACCTTTTGCGCCGCCTCTAAAACGGTGACTCCTCTCCCCACGCTCACTTCCAGGCCGTCAATGGTAAGGCTGACGGCCTCTGCCACCGGTCCCCTTTCTTTCGGAAAAGGGGGTGTTTCCGGGCGGCGCTCAACTCTTGCGACAACCCGGGGTGGAATGAGGACGCCCTCCCGGACCGGCTCGGCCGGCACTTTGGGCAAAAGGGCGCCCACGGGACAGCGGGCCACGCACTCGCCGCAGGAGACGCAGTTTGACTCGTGCAAAGGCTTGTTTCCGAAGGTGCCGATGGTGGTAGCGCGGCCCCGGAAAGCAAAGTCGATGGCGTTCACCTGGACGATCTCGCGGCACGTCCGTACGCAGATCCCGCATAAAAGGCACTTGTTGTAGTTTCTGACGATCCACGGGTGCGTGTCGTCCAGGGGCTTTTTAAGCTCGACGCGCCTTAACTCCTTGAATTCGGTGGCTTCAAGGCCTAAGTAGCGGGCTACCTCCTGAAGCTTGCAGTTTAGGTTTTTCCCGCAGGTAAGGCAGTCCGACTCGTGTTCGGCCAGGATGACCCCTACTATGTGCCGGCGGTACTGGTCCAGGTTCGGGCTTTTGGTGGCGACCCGCATCCCATCGGCAACCGGCGTGCGGCAGGCGGCCACCATTTTCCCGTCGGCCTCGACCATGCACACCCGGCACAAGCCGGCCGGTTTTAGATCGGGGTGGTGGCAGAGATACGGAATATAGATGCCGTTTCTTAAAGCGGCCTCCAGTATGGTCACCCCTTTTCCGGGGACCCTGACGGGCAAGCCGTTAATGGTGAGTTTAACGGCCTCCATTTTAATCCCTCCCCCTTGCCGGCCGGCCCCTCTCCAGGAGGTTTAACTTTTCCGGTCCGGTGACCTTTGTTACGGCGCGGTATTTATCCGGGCACATGTCAAAACACCCGCCGCACTTGAGGCACTTTTCCTGGATAATCACCGGCGCCGCCCGCCATTTGCCGGCGATTGCTTCCACCGGGCAGTTTTCCAGGCAGAGCCGGCAGGGTTCGGCGCATTTATCAGGATCAATCCAGTAGGCAATTAATTCTTTACACTGCAGAGCAGGGCAACTTTTTTCAGCGAGGTGTGCTTCGTATTCCGAATGGAAGTAGCGCAGCGTGCTCAGCACCGGGTTGGGAGCGGTTTGGCCCAGGCCGCAGATGGAACCGGTCATAATTGCTTTGGCGATGCCTTCCAGCAAAGACAGGTCAGTTGGTTTGCCGCGTCCCCGGGTGATATCTTCCAGAATTTTTAGCATCTGATAAGTGCCTGCCCGGCAGGGCGCACACTGGCCGCAGGATTCGTTGACGGTGAACTCCAGAAAATACCTGGCCACATCCACCATGCAGGTATCCTGGTCCAAGACCACCATGCCGCCGGAACCCATCATGGATCCCGCGCTCTTCAGGGAGTCGAAGTCCACCGGCATATCCAGCAGTTCTTTGGGCAGGCAGCCGCCGGAAGGACCGCCCGTTTGCACGGCCTTGAACTCCCGGCCGGTGGACGTCCCGCCGCCGATGTTGAAAATGATCTCCCGCAGTGTTATTCCCATGGGAACTTCGATCAGGCCGGTGTTTTTGGCCTTTCCGGTTAGGGCGAAAACGGCTGTTCCCTTGCTGGTTTCGGTCCCCATGGAAGCAAACCACTCCGGACCCCTGGTGATAATCTGGGGCACATAGGCGAATGATTTGACGTTATTCAACAGGGTGGGTCTGCCGCCGATGCCTTCTTCGGTTGTGCGGGGCCGGGGCATCACTTTGGGCATTCCCCGGAAGCCTTCGATGGAGCGGACCAGGGCCGTCGATTCGCCGCAGACAAAGGCGCCGGCACCCCGGAAGATCTCGAGGTCAAAGTTGAATCCGGTGCCCATGAGGTCCGGTCCCAGCACCCGGTGTTGCTTGGCCTGCGCAATGGCAATAATTAAGCGTTCCACCGCCAGCGGGTATTCTGCCCGGACATAGATATACCCGTGGCTGGCACCGACGGCGTAGGCGGCAATGGCCATCCCTTCCAGAACGGAGTGGGGATCTCCTTCCAGGACGGAGCGATCCATAAAGGCCCCCGGGTCGCCTTCATCGCCGTTGCAGACTATGTACTTCGGTTCCCCGCCGGCCCGGCGGGCGCTCGCCCACTTTCTTCCGGTGGGGAAACCGGCCCCGCCCCGGCCGCGCAGGCCCGAACGGGTGACGGCGTCAATTACTTCTTCCGGGGTGTACCGGGTGAGCACGTCGGCCAGCGCCTGGTATCCGCCGACGGCAAAGTACTCGCGGATGTCTTCCGGGTTAATCAGGCCGCAGTAGGCGAGGACCACCCTTTTTTGGTGGCGGTAAAAAGGCACGTCCTCTTCCCGCAGGCTTTTGCTTCCGTCCGGGTTCTGGTAAAGCAGGCGCTCCACCACCGTATTCTTATCCAGCGCGGCGCTGATGATTTCCGAGACGTCGGCCGCCGTTACCTTCGTGTAAAAAACACCCTCCGGTTCAAACCGCACCAGGGGGCCTAACTGGCAAAAACCGTGGCAGCCGCTGTAGGCGGTGCCGACCTCGGTTTCCCGGCCTTCAAAAAGCAGCTCCACGTCGGACGGCGAGCCTCTTTCTCTAAGCAAGCGCCCAAACTCCCGGTAAACTTCCAGGGCGCCGCCAAGAACGCAACCGGTGCCGGCACACACCAAAAACCGGTATTTTTGTCGCGCAAAAGCGCTTTCACATACTTTTCGGACCTCCGCCAGCTGAGCTGGGGAGTGGACCTGTAGCATTATCCTCTGCCTCCTTGAAGTCACCGGACAACACTGAAAATGCACCACAGAGACACGGAGAACACAAAAGATGCGATTGAGCAGGGAGGATACCAGGATTTCTCTATAGTCCCCTCTGCCCCCGTGTTGAATTGGAATGGAGCCGGTCCCTCTCTCTTTTACCCCACTGTGCTTCTTGCTTTCCCAGGCGTCATTTCCCCGTATACTTCCTTACCCACAACAACCACGGGCGCCAGGGCGCACGCGCCGACACAAGCCACTCGTTCCAGGCTGTACTCGTAATCCGGAGTGGTTTCCCCGTGGCCGACGCCCAGTTGCCGTTCAAACTCTTCCAGCACCCGGGTGGCCCCCTTTACGTGGCAGGCGGTACCGCAGCACACCTTGATCTGGTTCCTGCCCCGCCGGAGGAAATAAAACTGGTCGTAAAAGGTCGCCACCCCGTAAACGTGGCTTTCGGGCAACTGGACAAAACGGGCGATCTCCCGCATGGCCGCCTCGGGCAGGTAGCCGAACACCTCCTGGGTATCTTGGAGAATCGGGACCAGCTCGCAGCCATGCCCTCTGTAACGGAGGAGGGCGTTTTTCAGCCCCGCGTCGAGATCTTCCTTTAGGGCTTCTTCCACCGCCGTTTTGGTCATCAACCCCGCTTGGTGCATCAGGGTATCCCCAATCTCCTGATCATGGGCCATGGTCGCCACGCAAGGGTGGGCATGGTGAAGAAGTCCGGCCTGCTCACAAGCGTCCTTGACGTGCGCCCCCACCAGGTTTTCGGCCACGTATCTGGTGTTGCCGCAGGGAGCATCCCGCAGGACCTT contains these protein-coding regions:
- a CDS encoding molybdopterin-dependent oxidoreductase: MEAVKLTINGLPVRVPGKGVTILEAALRNGIYIPYLCHHPDLKPAGLCRVCMVEADGKMVAACRTPVADGMRVATKSPNLDQYRRHIVGVILAEHESDCLTCGKNLNCKLQEVARYLGLEATEFKELRRVELKKPLDDTHPWIVRNYNKCLLCGICVRTCREIVQVNAIDFAFRGRATTIGTFGNKPLHESNCVSCGECVARCPVGALLPKVPAEPVREGVLIPPRVVARVERRPETPPFPKERGPVAEAVSLTIDGLEVSVGRGVTVLEAAQKVGLYIPFLCFHPELTGSGGCRVCAVEIDGKVVPSCTARAGEGMVVRTSSPQAREAQAAAVKGILAGHNGDCLNCAKNGRCRLQEVVGYTGVRQEMVGTPTPFAEVDESHPYFVLDRSRCVACGICLRTCRQINGADALEFKRVDNRRVVVPRQGTSLAESTCESCGECVARCPVGALLPKGLVQPAREVETVCAACGIGCGLYFGTRGGRPVSVRRNLNHQTSRGRLCGRGRFGWALLNHPDRLKTPLIKKDGRFVEAGWEEALDLVAGEFSRYKGKEAVVWYGPRVTNEEIYLALKFAWAVLGTSNIADIESLTSRAGLLDGLGQTVGNTAMTVPVGQIERAAAHLVIGASPTESHPLIGYEIGKSVKRGTKLIIADSREIPLGRLPHIRLAFRPGTELFLLLGMVRAILDEKLHDEEFIRDRTTNFDAFQKSLADFTIEKAVEITGVPGAQLREAARVYATSKPGLLFWSEEIAERLGGRDSIRALAQLALVTGNYGKPGAGFVPLVGRSNFRGLLDLDVTHPWSLVSKEKVAAAWGCTVPEPAGSVENERKAWYIIGADPVNPGAAEADNVRQVLSKAPFVVVQDMFLTETAKLAQVVLPTAGFAEKEGTFTAVDRLVQRVRQAAEPPGAAKPDWWIICEIARRMKAGGFTCNHPSQIMAEISSLYPTHAGISYDRLDPEVGGLRWPCPDKEHPGTDVLHESEFFGLGRAQFWPLPYTP
- a CDS encoding DUF166 family protein, with translation MRILLIIQGDYGRRYVEAMTRYAPRGWEINHHVFPEKLAIGIDDAPEDFLPPNLPGCDLLLMLQEDPVVAEMAPHLAEMTGAGAVIAPIDNKAYLPSGLARQIKKKLAQKEIAMVHPLVFCALTEEDSTSPQIQAFARHFGRPKVEIILDKDKVAAVKVLRDAPCGNTRYVAENLVGAHVKDACEQAGLLHHAHPCVATMAHDQEIGDTLMHQAGLMTKTAVEEALKEDLDAGLKNALLRYRGHGCELVPILQDTQEVFGYLPEAAMREIARFVQLPESHVYGVATFYDQFYFLRRGRNQIKVCCGTACHVKGATRVLEEFERQLGVGHGETTPDYEYSLERVACVGACALAPVVVVGKEVYGEMTPGKARSTVG
- a CDS encoding NADH-quinone oxidoreductase subunit NuoF, with amino-acid sequence MLQVHSPAQLAEVRKVCESAFARQKYRFLVCAGTGCVLGGALEVYREFGRLLRERGSPSDVELLFEGRETEVGTAYSGCHGFCQLGPLVRFEPEGVFYTKVTAADVSEIISAALDKNTVVERLLYQNPDGSKSLREEDVPFYRHQKRVVLAYCGLINPEDIREYFAVGGYQALADVLTRYTPEEVIDAVTRSGLRGRGGAGFPTGRKWASARRAGGEPKYIVCNGDEGDPGAFMDRSVLEGDPHSVLEGMAIAAYAVGASHGYIYVRAEYPLAVERLIIAIAQAKQHRVLGPDLMGTGFNFDLEIFRGAGAFVCGESTALVRSIEGFRGMPKVMPRPRTTEEGIGGRPTLLNNVKSFAYVPQIITRGPEWFASMGTETSKGTAVFALTGKAKNTGLIEVPMGITLREIIFNIGGGTSTGREFKAVQTGGPSGGCLPKELLDMPVDFDSLKSAGSMMGSGGMVVLDQDTCMVDVARYFLEFTVNESCGQCAPCRAGTYQMLKILEDITRGRGKPTDLSLLEGIAKAIMTGSICGLGQTAPNPVLSTLRYFHSEYEAHLAEKSCPALQCKELIAYWIDPDKCAEPCRLCLENCPVEAIAGKWRAAPVIIQEKCLKCGGCFDMCPDKYRAVTKVTGPEKLNLLERGRPARGRD